AAAAAAATACGCAACAATTGGTGATACTATCGTTGTTACAGTGAAAAGTGCTATACCATCAGGTACAATTAAGAAAAGTGCTGTTCAAAAAGCTGTGATAGTAAGAACTAAAAAAGAAATCCGCAGACCCGACGGATCATATATCCGCTTCGATGATAATGCATGTGTGTTACTCAATAATGCAGGTGATATGGTAGGTACTCGTATCTTCGGTCCCGTGGCAAGAGAGTTACGTGATAAACAATATATGAAAATTGTTTCATTAGCACCGGAAGTTTTATAATCATTAAATAGAGTATAGTCATGAAGAAAAAAATGCATATAAAAAAGGGTGATACAGTAATTGTTATTGCCGGTGAATCAAAAGGGATGCGTGGTAGAGTGCTCAGGGTAGATTATAAAAATGATAAAGCTATTGTGGAAGGAGTTAATATGATTTCCAAACACGAACGCCCAAATGCTAAAAATCCTAATGGAGGAATCATTAAAAAAGAAGCCCCGATTACAATATCAAATTTGATGTATGTTGATTCGTCTAATAAACCTACCCGTATCGGTAGAAAAGTTAATGCAGACGGAAAAATTGTTCGTTATTCTAAAAAAACCGGAGAGGAGATTAAATAATGGAATATACACCAAGACTTAAAACAAAATATAACGATGAGATAATTGCTAATCTAACAAAGCAATTTGAATATAAAACGGTTATGCAAGTGCCAAAACTTACTAAGATTTGCTTAAATCAAGGTATTGGGGGGGCTATTGCAGATAAAAAACTCATCGATTACGGTATAGAAGAAATGACCGCTATAGCAGGTCAAAGAGCCGTATCTACAAAAAGTAAAAAAGATATCTCTAACTTCAAATTGCGTAAAAATATGCCGGTAGGTGTTAGAGTTACTCTTAGAGGTCATAGAATGTATGAATTTTTAGATCGTCTTATATCGGTTTCAATTCCTCGTATAAGAGATTTTAAAGGCATTAACGATAAAGGTTTCGATGGTAGAGGTAATTACTCAATGGGTGTTACCGAACAAATAATCTTTCCTGAAATTAATATCGATAAAGTTAATAAAATCAACGGTATGGATATTACATTCGTTACAACAGCACAAACCGATAAAGAGTGTTTAGAGTTATTAAAACAATTCGGCTTACCATTTAAAAATCAAAATAAATAACCCGTATGGCAAAAGAATCAATGAAAGCTCGCGAAGTAAAGAGAGCAAAACTTGTAGCAAAATATGCTGATAAACGTGCTAAATTATTGGCGGAAGGTGATTATGTAGGTTTACAAAAATTACCAAGAAACGCTTCGCCGGTACGTTTACACAACAGATGTAAATTAACAGGTCGTCCAAAAGGTTATATCAGGAAATTCGGGATATCCAGAATCAACTTCAGAGAAATGGCTCTGAAAGGTTTAATACCCGGAGTTAAAAAAGCCAGTTGGTAGTAAAAAATTAGAAATTAAAATTATTATAAAATGTTAACGGATCCAATTGCAGATTATTTAACACGTATCAGAAACGCCGTTATGGCTAAAAAAGATATGGTGGAAATTCCTTCATCTAAATTGAAGAAATCTATGACCGAGATATTATACAATAAAGGATATATCTTGGATTACAAATTCGAAGACGAATTTCCGGGAAGCATTAAGATAGCGTTGAAGTACCATCCGGTTACTAAATTACCCGCTATAACTAAGCTAACCCGAGTTAGTAAACCTGGTTTAAGAAAATATGTTGGAGCTGATGAATTACCGCGTGTTCTCAACGGCTTAGGCATTGCCATCTTATCAACATCGAAAGGTGTTATTACAGATAAAGAAGCCCGTGAATTGAACGTAGGCGGTGAAGTCATTTGTTACATTAGTTAGAAAGGAGATTATTATGTCAAGAATAGGTAAAGCCCCGATAACAATCCCCACTGGTGTAACAGTTACTGTTTCCGGTGAAAATTTGGTAACCGTAAAAGGTCCAAAAGGAGAATTAAAACAACAAGTTGATCCTGCTATCGCTGTTAAGATAGAAGGTACGGAAATATTAGTTCAACGTCCGAGTGATGAAAAAGAGTATCGTTCAAAACACGGTCTATACCGCGCTCTTATTCAAAATATGGTTACAGGCGTTTCCGAAGGATATAGAATAGTACAAGAATTAGTAGGCGTTGGTTATAAAGCTGAAGCTAAAGGTCAAATTCTTGAATTGTCTTTAGGTTATTCTCATAACATCCATTTGGAATTATGTCCCGAAGTTAAAGTTGAAACTATTACGGAAAGAGGTAAAAATCCATTAATTATATTAACATCTAACGATAAACAATTAATCGGACAAGTTGCCGCTAAAATCAGATCTTTCAGAAAACCTGAACCGTACAAAGGTAAAGGTATTAAGTTCCAAAATGAAGTGTTACGTAAAAAAGCAGGTAAATCAGCAGCTAAGTAAAAAATCTTAAGAAGCATGAAAAGTAAAAAAGAAATAAGAAGAGGTCAAATTAAAAAACGTATCAGACGTGTTATCAACGGTAC
The Bacteroidales bacterium DNA segment above includes these coding regions:
- the rplF gene encoding 50S ribosomal protein L6, translating into MSRIGKAPITIPTGVTVTVSGENLVTVKGPKGELKQQVDPAIAVKIEGTEILVQRPSDEKEYRSKHGLYRALIQNMVTGVSEGYRIVQELVGVGYKAEAKGQILELSLGYSHNIHLELCPEVKVETITERGKNPLIILTSNDKQLIGQVAAKIRSFRKPEPYKGKGIKFQNEVLRKKAGKSAAK
- the rpsH gene encoding 30S ribosomal protein S8 — protein: MLTDPIADYLTRIRNAVMAKKDMVEIPSSKLKKSMTEILYNKGYILDYKFEDEFPGSIKIALKYHPVTKLPAITKLTRVSKPGLRKYVGADELPRVLNGLGIAILSTSKGVITDKEARELNVGGEVICYIS
- the rpsN gene encoding 30S ribosomal protein S14, which gives rise to MAKESMKAREVKRAKLVAKYADKRAKLLAEGDYVGLQKLPRNASPVRLHNRCKLTGRPKGYIRKFGISRINFREMALKGLIPGVKKASW
- the rplX gene encoding 50S ribosomal protein L24 — protein: MKKKMHIKKGDTVIVIAGESKGMRGRVLRVDYKNDKAIVEGVNMISKHERPNAKNPNGGIIKKEAPITISNLMYVDSSNKPTRIGRKVNADGKIVRYSKKTGEEIK
- the rplE gene encoding 50S ribosomal protein L5, translating into MEYTPRLKTKYNDEIIANLTKQFEYKTVMQVPKLTKICLNQGIGGAIADKKLIDYGIEEMTAIAGQRAVSTKSKKDISNFKLRKNMPVGVRVTLRGHRMYEFLDRLISVSIPRIRDFKGINDKGFDGRGNYSMGVTEQIIFPEINIDKVNKINGMDITFVTTAQTDKECLELLKQFGLPFKNQNK
- the rplN gene encoding 50S ribosomal protein L14, with translation MIQQESRLAVADNSGAKEVLCIRVLGGTRKKYATIGDTIVVTVKSAIPSGTIKKSAVQKAVIVRTKKEIRRPDGSYIRFDDNACVLLNNAGDMVGTRIFGPVARELRDKQYMKIVSLAPEVL